A segment of the Methanobacterium spitsbergense genome:
CCCACTAAAAACAACCATAGCATAATCGAACTGAATTTTAATCCTATACTGTATGCACATGATTTTCCATATAAAGGCCAGAACAGATATGTTGAAAGGAAGTTGCTTGATTTATTAGGATTTTAAGTAAATTTTTTTTTGATTTACAAAGTCAAAATTATTTTATTCAGTTTTTTCAATATGTACCATTTCTATTGGTATTTTTATTTCCCTACCTTTTGTAACAAACTCAAAGGGGATATTATGTTGAATTAAATAATTTGCTAATCTAGGTAAATTTCCATCATACGCAACAACATAATCATTTCTATTATCCAAAGTTCCATTTAAAACTCTATTTAATGTATTAATTGATGGCCTAAATTCATTGATATCTTCAAAATTGTTCATATAAATCACCGTTTTTTATGGTATTTTAATGAATTTTTAATTATATTATGATTCTAATCTTATTATTAATTTATCTTAAGCTTTGATTCCTTCAACATGTAATTAAAATGTATATAATGTTTTTAAGAATTCCAAACAAGTTTTAAACTATTTAAATCAAATAAATTCCAAAAATAGTAATAAGATTATCCCTAATTCTTATTTTAGATACGTTAAAGTTATAAAAATATTGAAAACAATCTCACTTTTTTTTATTATAAGCTTATGAAAATCGTTATCATCAATATTTAATGTTACATGATCGCCTTTATGTATATTTACAGCTTTCACCCACTTATCTGGTAGTATCACATGGAATTGATCGTTACAATAAACTAACCTTCGAGTGCACTTCATTTTATCGCCTCGTTTAGACTAGAATATATTTACATATTCATTTTACATTGGCCTGAATTGAAAGGTAAAAGAATTTTTCCATAGAGATATGCCGCTGTAATTTCGCTTGTTTTTAAAAAATAGCCACATTTTTGGCATTTAACTCCGTTGTCCATTTTCTCCATAAATCCGCCATCAGTTTTATGGACTAAATTACTCATTTAATCACCATTCCAGGTAACTTCTCTTGATGGTTATCACAACGAGAATATTTATATTTGTAACTTTTTTGTAGACTGCACATGTACTTGGGTAAACTGATTTTCTTAACATGATCATTTTCATCTAAGTATCTACAATTATAACAACAAGCAGTTTTTAAGTTTTCATTCATAATTTACCCACCTATATTATCTTTATAAGATGTTTCTATTCATTAAAATTATCAACAGTTATTCTTATCCAACCATTTTTTTTATAATAAGAAGAATTTATAACCATACATCTTACATTTTAAACATTTAAAATAGACTATGTTCCCCAAATTTATTCAATATAATCTTTATTAAGTTGTTGGGTTGGATAAACACATGTATTCAATTTTTTTCATAATTCTATTTTTAATCGTTGTATGTTACAATAATTAAAAATTATTTAATTTTAGTCTAAAATTTAAATTAAAATCCCAATTTTAATAAAAATAATTGTATAGGAACTAATTCTATAATAAATTTTAAAATCTATTATTTTGGGAAATAATAATTACCTCTAATTTTTTGTTTATAAATCGGAGGCGAGCAGGGAGATTTCTTTTCACAAAAAAATAAAGCGATATACCTTTTTGATAAAATTGTAAACTTGAAATGAAACCTTTCCCTGCTCTATCTTTATATTAGGTTGAGGGTCTATATACACTTTATGATACTGGAACCTTTTTTATGCTTTCTATAAATTTTATGCTAGAATTCCCGTTGGGGATATAATATTATATTAAATCAAAAAATACTGGCCAGTAGTTCTATTTCCAATGATTTCCAGCTAATTGTATATCTGTAGAACCATTAGAAAGAACAAGATATATAGCTATTAAAGACCAAAAGAATAACTTAGAAATAGATTTCAAAAATGAATTGATTCATATTTTATTCAATATTTTTTATCATTTCATTAATATCAAGTAAGTATTTCATAAAACAACCATAGAAAAAATGTCAATTATTTATTTTTGAATTATTTCATAGTTTTTAAGTTTATTTAAAATAAACAAAAGAAATTCTTTTTCATTTATAGTTGAATTTTTTTATATAAAATTTAGGGGGATTTAGAATTGTTATCAGATAAGAAAAATTTGGATCACATGAGTAAAATAGAAAGGGAACACACAACCACCTATGGTAGTCGTTACTTTACTAAACCCGTTCCCAAATATGAAATGCCTGAAGAAGGTATGCCTGCAAGGGCAGCCTATCAGATAATACATGATGAACTGAATTTAGATGGTAATCCATCTTTAAACTTAGCAAGTTTTGTAACAACCTGGATGGAACCCGAAGCAGATAAACTTATAATGGAAAGCATTGGCAAGAACTACGTTGACAACGATGAATATCCCCAAACAGAAGTAATCCAGAACAGGGTTGTAAATATGCTTGCAAGACTATTCAACGCACCAAAAGAAGCTAATTCAATTGGAAGCGGAACTATAGGTTCGTCTGAATCTATTATGCTGGGACTTCTGGCCCATAAATGGACATGGAAAAAACGTAGAGAAGCCGAAGGCAAACCAACCGACAAACCAAACATTGTGATGGGTGCAGATGTACATACTGTATGGGAAAAATTTGCCCTGTACTTCGATGTTGAACTTAAACTCATACCTCTAAAAAAGAATGTCTGTAAAACAACGGAAACAGAAATTACCAAGGTAATGTCTTCATTCAGCTGTATAAGTGGTTTGAATGAGGATATATACACAGTATCTGCCGAGGACATTATAACCCAGGTAGATGAAAATACCATAGCTGTGGGGACGGTGGTTGGAACAACATTTACGGGACAAATGGATCCTATCGAAGAAATTAACACAGCTTTATTAGAAATTAAGGAAACTAAAGGATGGGATATCCCAATTCATGTTGATGGTGCAAGTGGAGGTTTTATTCTGCCCTTCCTTTACCCTGATATAAAATGGGATTTCAGACTGGAACAGGTA
Coding sequences within it:
- a CDS encoding pyridoxal-dependent decarboxylase; protein product: MLSDKKNLDHMSKIEREHTTTYGSRYFTKPVPKYEMPEEGMPARAAYQIIHDELNLDGNPSLNLASFVTTWMEPEADKLIMESIGKNYVDNDEYPQTEVIQNRVVNMLARLFNAPKEANSIGSGTIGSSESIMLGLLAHKWTWKKRREAEGKPTDKPNIVMGADVHTVWEKFALYFDVELKLIPLKKNVCKTTETEITKVMSSFSCISGLNEDIYTVSAEDIITQVDENTIAVGTVVGTTFTGQMDPIEEINTALLEIKETKGWDIPIHVDGASGGFILPFLYPDIKWDFRLEQVRSINVSGHKYGLVYPGVGWLIFKDRTDLPEELIFNINYLGGIMPNYSLNFSKGSSTIIAQYYNLIRLGMKGYKQIMENMQENAHYLASKLNGTKKFEVINKSITFPIVTAQLQNSEFSAFHLSEKLRQKGWIVPAYTLPANAEDVAVLRMVVKESFSKDMVEMLFNDIMDSIKKLEQSTEERIEYIDGKENPTLLY